A region from the Symphalangus syndactylus isolate Jambi chromosome 2, NHGRI_mSymSyn1-v2.1_pri, whole genome shotgun sequence genome encodes:
- the LYRM2 gene encoding LYR motif-containing protein 2 translates to MAASRLPPATLTLKQFVRRQQVLLLYRRILQTIRQVPNDSDRKYLKDWAREEFKRNKSATEEDTIRMMITQGNMQLKELEKTLALAKS, encoded by the exons ATGGCTGCTTCCCGCTTACCCCCAGCGACGCTAACGTTAAAGCAG TTCGTAAGAAGGCAACAAGTTCTTCTCCTCTACAGAAGGATTTTGCAAACAATTCGGCAAGTTCCAAATGATTCTGATCGCAAATACCTGAAGGATTGGGCAAGAGAAgaattcaaaagaaacaaaagtgccACCGAAGAG GATACAATCCGGATGATGATAACTCAAGGCAATATGCAGCTCAAGGAGTTAGAAAAAACACTTGCTTTAGCAAAATCTTAA